In Stomoxys calcitrans chromosome 2, idStoCalc2.1, whole genome shotgun sequence, the following proteins share a genomic window:
- the LOC106089235 gene encoding thialysine N-epsilon-acetyltransferase yields MATSKNFVFRKAEKGDIKVVVEMIQELADFEKMSDGPKLTEKDLLRDSGLEGGPEYCHIYVLDLIEADKTITIGYSICFFSYSTWQGKSYFLEDIYVRPAYRGIGAGARIFKEVAAKAQQYECKRVDFHVLSWNPASKFYKKLGATDLTEAEEWHFYRLQQEEIKVLANELQNN; encoded by the exons ATGGCGacaagtaaaaattttgtttttcgaaaaGCAGAAAAAGGCGATATAAAAGTAGTTGTTGAAATGATACAG GAATTAGCTGATTTTGAAAAGATGAGTGATGGGCCAAAGCTAACAGAGAAAG atcTTTTACGAGACTCTGGCCTAGAGGGGGGTCCCGAATATTGTCATATTTATGTACTGGATCTTATAGAAGCAGATAAAAC CATAACAATTGGATATTCCATATGCTTCTTTTCCTATTCCACATGGCAGGGGAAATCGTATTTCCTAGAGGATATATATGTACGCCCCGCCTATCGTGGTATTGGAGCTGGAGCACGCATATTCAAAGAGGTCGCAGCAAAAGCCCAACAATATGAATGTAAACGTGTTGATTTTCATGTGCTGTCATGGAATCCTGCTTCAAAATTCTATAAGAAATTAGGCGCCACCGATTTGACAGAGGCAGAGGAATGGCATTTCTATCGATTACAACAAGAGGAAATTAAAGTATTGGCAAATGAATTACAAAATaactaa